Proteins from a single region of Phycisphaeraceae bacterium D3-23:
- a CDS encoding (2Fe-2S)-binding protein produces MNDDDNVCLCFHVSKRKIVNYCKRERPAVASLISECLSAGTGCGWCVPFLKSLHKQALAGEPDPDLPLSPAEYAKRRTTFRTTGERVVDNAGDSTPESPE; encoded by the coding sequence ATGAATGACGACGACAACGTCTGCCTGTGCTTCCATGTGAGCAAGCGCAAGATCGTGAACTACTGCAAGCGCGAGCGGCCTGCCGTGGCGTCTTTGATCAGCGAGTGCCTGTCGGCGGGGACGGGCTGCGGGTGGTGCGTGCCGTTCTTGAAGTCGCTGCACAAGCAAGCGCTTGCGGGCGAGCCCGACCCCGACCTCCCGCTGAGCCCGGCCGAGTACGCGAAGCGGCGGACGACTTTCCGCACCACCGGCGAGCGCGTCGTGGACAACGCGGGCGACAGCACGCCGGAATCGCCGGAGTAG
- a CDS encoding recombination mediator RecR — protein sequence MPTPSAYDNLLDQLEKLPGIGRRSAERIAFHLLRQPAESSVALSRALEAFRTNLRVCGVCGHVTESDPCPICADEKRDGSVVLVVEQPSDVFAIEQAGSYQGRYHVLMGRLAPMEAIGPGDLNIQPLLQRVRDSRAGRGAGTANDTGEADTIREVILGTNPTLEGDGTALYLGEKLRELGVAVSRLARGMPTGSSLQGVSKAVLSDAVQGRVQMDDD from the coding sequence ATGCCCACGCCCTCCGCGTACGACAACCTGCTGGACCAGCTCGAGAAGCTGCCGGGCATCGGCCGCCGCTCGGCCGAGCGCATCGCGTTCCACCTGCTGCGCCAGCCCGCCGAATCGAGCGTCGCGCTGTCCCGCGCCCTCGAGGCCTTCCGCACGAACCTGCGCGTCTGCGGCGTCTGCGGCCACGTCACCGAGTCCGACCCGTGCCCGATCTGCGCCGATGAGAAGCGTGACGGTTCGGTCGTGCTTGTCGTCGAACAGCCCAGCGACGTCTTCGCGATCGAGCAGGCCGGGAGCTACCAGGGCCGCTACCACGTCTTGATGGGCCGGCTTGCGCCGATGGAGGCGATCGGGCCGGGCGACCTGAACATCCAGCCGCTGCTTCAGCGCGTGCGCGACAGCCGCGCCGGCCGCGGCGCGGGCACCGCCAACGACACCGGCGAAGCCGACACCATCCGCGAAGTCATCCTCGGCACGAACCCCACGCTCGAGGGCGACGGCACGGCGCTCTACCTCGGTGAAAAACTCCGTGAACTGGGTGTCGCCGTCTCGCGCCTGGCGCGCGGCATGCCGACGGGGTCGAGTCTGCAGGGTGTGTCCAAAGCCGTGCTCAGTGATGCCGTGCAGGGCCGTGTCCAGATGGACGACGACTAG